In Priestia megaterium NBRC 15308 = ATCC 14581, the following proteins share a genomic window:
- a CDS encoding DUF3231 family protein, whose translation MSTSKLPPLTSSELANLWMTYQEKTMILRFLEYFLEDKQDYKELFELYYSRSLKSVAQIKEIFENEGAVIPIGFTKDDVNVGVPKLYDHMFEVMYIRLMSQIETGLFALHSTMSYREDIRNFFVEATAEAQDIYNQSTQVLLETGVIAKPPYVSMPKEVHFVHAQNYIGGLSWFSEKRSLNTIEVSLIQHAVDTNLVGMQLMIGFAQVANNKEAQQHFVRGMKLSKKIETELGDILRHSYIEPPATHAGKATNSTVPPFSDKLMMYNTSLLSTFGLGSNALGGAFSLRSDLPLKMLQLAKDIYSLAKEGGKIMIQNGWLEEPPQIEDRNQLTKK comes from the coding sequence ATGAGCACATCAAAACTTCCGCCGCTCACGTCCTCAGAGCTTGCTAACTTATGGATGACTTATCAGGAAAAAACGATGATTTTGAGGTTTTTAGAATATTTTCTGGAAGATAAACAGGATTACAAAGAACTTTTTGAGCTATATTACAGCCGATCTTTAAAAAGTGTAGCGCAAATTAAAGAAATATTTGAGAACGAAGGCGCTGTTATCCCAATTGGTTTTACGAAAGATGACGTGAATGTAGGAGTCCCTAAGCTATACGATCATATGTTCGAAGTCATGTATATACGCTTAATGTCTCAAATTGAAACAGGACTGTTTGCTTTGCATTCGACCATGTCTTACCGAGAAGATATCCGGAATTTCTTCGTAGAGGCAACAGCAGAAGCACAGGACATATACAATCAATCCACACAAGTATTGTTAGAAACGGGTGTCATCGCAAAACCCCCATACGTTTCTATGCCTAAGGAAGTCCATTTTGTCCATGCGCAAAATTATATAGGCGGATTGAGCTGGTTTAGCGAAAAAAGATCGTTGAATACCATTGAAGTGTCACTCATTCAACATGCTGTTGATACAAATCTTGTAGGAATGCAGCTGATGATTGGTTTTGCTCAAGTGGCCAACAATAAAGAGGCACAGCAGCATTTTGTCAGGGGTATGAAGCTTTCGAAGAAAATTGAAACAGAACTAGGTGATATTTTACGCCATAGCTACATAGAACCTCCGGCTACTCATGCCGGAAAAGCGACGAATTCAACCGTTCCTCCTTTTTCAGATAAGCTGATGATGTACAATACGAGTCTTTTGAGTACGTTCGGTCTGGGGAGTAACGCTTTAGGAGGAGCCTTTAGTTTAAGAAGTGATTTGCCATTAAAGATGCTCCAGCTTGCAAAAGACATTTACAGTTTGGCAAAAGAAGGCGGTAAAATCATGATTCAAAACGGATGGCTTGAAGAGCCTCCTCAAATTGAAGATCGCAATCAGTTAACTAAAAAATAG
- a CDS encoding SDR family NAD(P)-dependent oxidoreductase produces the protein MQQKRVAVITGGASGIGKETALKFAQKGDAVVIADYDKGKGKEALQKIEEAGGSALFIQTDVTKFEEVEALIEETVNRFGRIDVMFNNAGIGHPTSILDQDLEEYHRIINVNQHGVTYGIMAAGRKMRELGIKGVIINTASIFSFLASPGTYAYHATKGAVVMMTKSAALDLAKYSIRVVAVAPGFVDTPIIQGYKDNGMIEGMKAKTMSRELTTPKQIADMVYLLSLEEAGAVNGSVIMADDGYAAFK, from the coding sequence ATGCAGCAAAAACGAGTAGCGGTTATTACAGGGGGAGCAAGCGGAATTGGCAAAGAAACTGCCTTAAAGTTTGCGCAAAAAGGAGACGCGGTGGTCATTGCTGATTATGATAAAGGGAAAGGAAAAGAGGCCCTTCAAAAAATTGAAGAAGCTGGAGGGAGCGCTTTATTTATACAAACGGACGTCACAAAGTTTGAAGAAGTGGAAGCACTGATTGAAGAAACCGTGAATCGCTTTGGGCGAATTGATGTGATGTTTAACAATGCAGGTATTGGACACCCTACATCTATTTTAGATCAAGACTTAGAAGAATATCACCGTATTATTAATGTGAATCAGCACGGCGTTACATACGGGATTATGGCAGCGGGCAGGAAAATGAGAGAGTTAGGTATTAAAGGCGTCATTATCAATACGGCATCTATTTTTAGCTTCTTAGCCTCACCCGGTACCTATGCCTATCACGCAACGAAAGGAGCTGTTGTGATGATGACGAAATCAGCTGCGCTAGATCTCGCTAAATACAGTATTCGCGTCGTCGCCGTTGCGCCAGGATTTGTTGATACGCCCATTATTCAAGGCTATAAAGACAACGGTATGATTGAAGGAATGAAAGCGAAAACGATGAGCAGAGAGCTCACTACACCAAAACAAATTGCAGATATGGTTTATTTGCTTTCCTTAGAAGAAGCGGGAGCTGTAAACGGCAGCGTCATCATGGCTGATGATGGGTATGCGGCATTTAAATAA
- a CDS encoding aminoglycoside N(3)-acetyltransferase — translation MKHIVQATDHPRTKDTLKEDLRRLGITKGMTIMVHSSLSSLGWVNGGSVAVVQALMETVTEEGTIVMPSQSVDLSDPSEWGNPAVPKEWWKTIRETMPAYDPAHTPTSGMGQIVETFRTYPGVRRSSHPMYSFAAWGKDSEDILRDHPLEFSLGENSPLERLYKKHAFVLLLGVGFGNNTSFHLAEYRIPYRNVIQKGSPVMDSGKRVWKTYKELEFREELFEEIGEAFIEAKRIKAEKIGSARAYFFSMHKAVDFAETYLKAL, via the coding sequence ATGAAGCACATTGTCCAAGCAACAGATCATCCTAGAACGAAAGATACATTAAAAGAAGATTTACGCAGGTTAGGCATAACAAAAGGGATGACTATCATGGTTCATTCTTCGCTATCTTCATTAGGGTGGGTAAACGGAGGTTCAGTAGCCGTTGTTCAAGCTTTAATGGAGACAGTGACAGAGGAAGGAACGATCGTGATGCCGTCACAGTCGGTCGATCTTTCGGATCCATCAGAATGGGGCAATCCGGCTGTGCCAAAAGAGTGGTGGAAAACTATTCGGGAAACGATGCCTGCATATGATCCAGCTCATACACCAACAAGCGGGATGGGACAAATCGTGGAAACTTTTCGAACATATCCTGGTGTAAGAAGAAGCAGCCATCCAATGTATTCATTCGCCGCTTGGGGAAAGGACAGCGAAGACATCTTAAGAGATCATCCTCTTGAATTTAGTTTAGGCGAAAATTCTCCTCTTGAAAGGCTTTACAAAAAACATGCCTTTGTTTTATTATTAGGTGTCGGGTTTGGAAATAATACTTCTTTTCATCTAGCAGAATATCGGATTCCATATCGAAATGTAATTCAAAAAGGGTCTCCAGTTATGGATTCAGGAAAGCGAGTATGGAAGACGTATAAAGAATTAGAGTTTCGAGAAGAGCTGTTTGAAGAGATAGGTGAAGCGTTTATTGAAGCAAAAAGAATAAAAGCTGAAAAAATCGGTTCAGCACGTGCATACTTCTTTTCAATGCATAAAGCCGTCGATTTTGCTGAAACGTATTTGAAAGCGCTATAA
- a CDS encoding GNAT family N-acetyltransferase: MFPILLTPRTTLREITEVDADSIFDCFSQKDVIRYYGQEKFTTIQEALVLIDIFADNYRNQKGVRWGIERLDTGELIGTVGFNQWNQKHKRAEIGYELHPQHWGHGYASEAASAVMAYGFDTLQLVRIGAVVFLENKASQHVLEKLGFQKEGVLKNYMYQNGKAHDTFVYSSLPAT; encoded by the coding sequence ATGTTTCCTATTCTTCTTACACCTCGCACTACACTTCGTGAAATAACAGAAGTCGATGCAGATAGTATTTTTGACTGCTTCTCTCAGAAAGACGTTATTAGATATTACGGGCAAGAAAAATTCACAACTATTCAAGAAGCTCTGGTTCTAATTGATATTTTTGCTGACAATTACAGAAATCAAAAAGGCGTGCGCTGGGGAATTGAACGGCTCGATACGGGGGAATTAATCGGGACAGTTGGATTTAATCAGTGGAACCAAAAGCATAAGCGCGCGGAAATTGGCTATGAGCTACACCCTCAGCACTGGGGGCACGGCTATGCTTCAGAAGCTGCTTCGGCTGTTATGGCTTATGGCTTTGATACCCTTCAGCTAGTGCGGATTGGAGCTGTTGTGTTTCTTGAAAACAAAGCATCACAGCATGTGCTTGAAAAGCTCGGGTTTCAAAAAGAAGGCGTGTTAAAAAACTATATGTATCAAAACGGAAAAGCTCACGATACGTTTGTTTATAGTTCCCTGCCTGCTACATAA
- the cysI gene encoding assimilatory sulfite reductase (NADPH) hemoprotein subunit — MVNKILKAPEGPPSDVERIKDESNYLRGTLGETMLDRISSGISEDDNRLMKFHGSYLQDDRDLRNERQKQKLEPAYQFMLRVRTPGGVSTPEQWLVMDDLAQKYGNGTLKLTTRQAFQMHGILKWNMKKTIQEIHASLLDTIAACGDVNRNVMCNPNPYQSEVHAEVFEWSKKLSDYLLPRTRAYHELWLDEEKVISTPEVEEEVEPMYGPLYLPRKFKIGVAVPPSNDIDVYSQDLGFIAILEDEKLVGFNVAIGGGMGMTHGDKATYPQLAKVIGFCRPDQILEVAEKIITIQRDYGNRSVRKNARFKYTVDRLGLETVKEELENRLGWSLDEAKSYHFDHNGDRYGWEKGVKGKWHFTLFVQGGRIADFEDYKLMTGLREIAKIHSGDFRLTANQNLIIANVSTEKKKQISDLIEQYGLTDGKHYSALRRSSLACVSLPTCGLAMAEAERYLPVLLEKIEAIVDENGLRDKEITIRMTGCPNGCARPALGEIAFIGKAPGKYNMYLGAAFDGSRLSKMYRENISEEEILNELRVLLPRYAKEREEGEHFGDFVIRAGVIEAVTDGTNFHA, encoded by the coding sequence ATGGTAAACAAAATTTTAAAAGCGCCCGAAGGTCCTCCAAGTGACGTTGAGCGCATAAAAGATGAAAGTAATTATTTGCGCGGTACATTAGGAGAAACAATGCTAGACCGCATTAGCTCAGGTATTTCTGAAGACGATAATCGTTTGATGAAGTTCCACGGAAGCTACTTGCAAGATGACCGAGATCTTCGTAACGAACGCCAAAAACAAAAGCTAGAGCCAGCTTACCAATTCATGCTTCGAGTCCGTACGCCAGGCGGTGTTTCAACACCAGAACAGTGGCTAGTGATGGATGATTTGGCACAAAAATACGGAAATGGAACGTTAAAGCTGACAACTCGTCAGGCATTCCAAATGCACGGAATTTTAAAGTGGAACATGAAGAAAACGATTCAAGAAATTCATGCTTCGTTATTAGATACAATTGCAGCTTGCGGAGATGTAAACCGTAACGTAATGTGCAATCCGAATCCCTATCAGTCAGAAGTACACGCTGAAGTATTCGAATGGTCAAAAAAATTAAGTGATTACTTATTGCCTCGTACAAGAGCGTACCACGAACTTTGGCTAGATGAAGAGAAAGTGATCAGCACACCGGAAGTGGAAGAAGAAGTGGAACCAATGTATGGTCCGCTCTATTTGCCAAGAAAGTTCAAAATTGGCGTAGCTGTTCCACCGTCTAATGATATTGACGTGTATTCACAAGACCTTGGCTTTATTGCCATTTTAGAAGACGAGAAACTTGTTGGGTTTAACGTAGCAATCGGCGGCGGTATGGGTATGACGCACGGAGATAAAGCAACTTACCCTCAGCTTGCAAAAGTGATTGGGTTCTGTCGACCTGATCAAATTCTAGAAGTAGCTGAAAAAATCATTACGATTCAACGTGATTATGGAAACCGCTCTGTACGTAAAAACGCGCGTTTTAAATACACGGTTGATCGTCTTGGATTAGAAACGGTAAAAGAAGAGCTTGAAAATCGTCTGGGCTGGAGCTTAGACGAAGCAAAATCTTATCACTTTGATCATAACGGCGACCGCTACGGCTGGGAAAAAGGTGTAAAAGGAAAATGGCACTTTACTCTTTTTGTTCAAGGTGGACGTATTGCTGACTTTGAAGACTATAAGCTTATGACGGGTCTTCGTGAAATTGCAAAAATTCATAGCGGTGATTTCCGTTTAACGGCCAATCAAAATTTAATTATCGCGAACGTATCAACTGAAAAGAAAAAACAAATTAGTGACCTCATCGAACAATATGGATTAACTGACGGCAAGCATTATTCGGCTCTTCGCCGCAGCTCATTAGCTTGTGTATCGCTTCCAACTTGCGGGCTTGCGATGGCAGAAGCTGAGCGTTATTTACCAGTTCTTCTTGAGAAAATTGAAGCAATTGTAGATGAAAACGGCCTTCGCGATAAAGAAATTACTATTCGTATGACGGGCTGTCCTAACGGCTGTGCACGTCCTGCTTTAGGTGAAATTGCTTTTATCGGTAAAGCGCCGGGTAAATACAATATGTATCTTGGAGCAGCATTTGATGGCAGCCGCTTAAGTAAAATGTACCGTGAAAATATCAGTGAAGAAGAAATTTTAAACGAGCTGCGCGTCTTGCTTCCTCGCTATGCAAAAGAAAGAGAAGAAGGCGAGCACTTTGGTGACTTTGTCATCCGCGCTGGTGTAATCGAAGCTGTAACAGACGGCACGAATTTCCACGCGTAA
- a CDS encoding assimilatory sulfite reductase (NADPH) flavoprotein subunit, whose protein sequence is MQLKVVNSPFNQEQADLLNRLLPTLTEAQKMWLSGYLTAAQSTSAEGTPDVSTAAPAQTKQTVSKDVTILYGSQTGNAQGLAENTGKTLEAKGFNVTVSSMNDFKPNNLKKLENLLIVVSTHGEGEPPDNALSFHEFLHGRRAPKLENFRFSVLSLGDSSYEFFCQTGKEFDVRLAELGGERLYPRVDCDLDFEEPANKWLKGVIDGLSEAKGHSASAAVPAEAPAGTSPYSRTNPFKAEVLENLNLNGRGSNKETRHLELSLEGSGLTYEPGDSLGIYPENDPELVDLLLNEFKWDASESVTVNKEGETRPLREALISNFEITVLTKPLLKQAAELTGNDKLKALVENREELKAYTQGRDVIDLVRDFGPWNVSAQEFVAILRKMPARLYSIASSLSANPDEVHLTIGAVRYEAHGRERKGVCSVLCSERLQPGDTIPVYLQSNKNFKLPQDQETPIIMVGPGTGVAPFRSFMQEREETGAKGKSWMFFGDQHFVTDFLYQTEWQKWLKDGVLTKMDVAFSRDTEEKVYVQNRMLEHSKELFQWLEEGASFYVCGDKTNMARDVHNTLVEIIETEGKMSREQAEGYLAEMKKQKRYQRDVY, encoded by the coding sequence TTGCAACTTAAGGTAGTAAACAGCCCTTTTAATCAAGAACAAGCAGATTTGCTTAATCGCCTTCTGCCGACATTAACAGAAGCACAAAAAATGTGGTTGAGCGGTTATTTAACAGCAGCTCAATCTACGTCTGCCGAAGGAACGCCAGACGTTTCTACAGCAGCGCCTGCTCAAACGAAACAGACAGTTTCAAAAGACGTAACGATTCTTTATGGATCACAAACAGGAAATGCTCAAGGACTTGCTGAAAATACAGGCAAAACGCTTGAAGCAAAAGGCTTTAATGTAACTGTATCTTCTATGAATGATTTCAAACCAAATAATTTAAAGAAACTTGAAAATTTATTAATTGTCGTAAGTACACATGGAGAAGGAGAGCCGCCTGATAATGCGCTATCTTTCCATGAATTTCTTCACGGCCGTCGAGCGCCAAAACTTGAGAACTTCCGTTTCTCTGTTTTATCGCTTGGAGACAGCTCATACGAATTTTTCTGTCAAACAGGAAAAGAATTTGATGTGCGCTTAGCAGAACTTGGCGGTGAAAGACTGTATCCGCGCGTTGACTGTGATTTAGATTTTGAAGAGCCCGCAAATAAATGGCTTAAAGGTGTTATTGACGGATTAAGCGAAGCGAAAGGACACAGCGCTTCGGCAGCTGTTCCAGCGGAAGCTCCTGCAGGAACTTCACCATATTCAAGAACAAACCCTTTTAAAGCAGAAGTGCTTGAGAACTTAAACTTAAACGGCCGCGGATCAAATAAAGAAACGCGACACTTAGAACTATCTCTAGAAGGTTCAGGTTTGACGTATGAACCAGGAGACAGTTTAGGTATTTATCCTGAAAATGACCCGGAGCTTGTTGATCTTCTTCTTAACGAATTCAAGTGGGATGCAAGTGAAAGTGTAACGGTTAATAAAGAAGGAGAAACGCGTCCTCTTAGAGAAGCGCTAATCTCTAATTTTGAAATTACCGTTTTAACAAAGCCGCTTTTAAAGCAAGCAGCTGAGCTTACTGGAAACGATAAGTTAAAAGCCCTTGTAGAAAATCGCGAGGAATTAAAAGCATACACACAAGGCCGTGATGTAATTGACTTAGTTCGTGACTTCGGTCCATGGAACGTATCGGCACAAGAGTTTGTAGCCATTCTACGTAAAATGCCAGCGCGTCTTTACTCGATTGCAAGCAGCTTATCAGCAAACCCTGATGAAGTTCATCTAACAATCGGAGCGGTACGCTACGAAGCGCATGGACGCGAGCGTAAAGGTGTTTGTTCAGTCCTTTGTTCAGAACGTTTGCAGCCAGGCGATACGATTCCTGTATACCTTCAAAGCAATAAAAACTTTAAGCTTCCTCAAGATCAAGAAACGCCAATTATTATGGTAGGACCTGGTACAGGTGTGGCTCCGTTCCGCTCATTTATGCAAGAGCGTGAAGAAACAGGGGCAAAAGGAAAGTCATGGATGTTCTTTGGAGATCAGCACTTCGTAACAGACTTCCTTTACCAAACAGAATGGCAAAAGTGGTTAAAAGATGGCGTACTGACAAAAATGGACGTGGCGTTTTCACGCGATACAGAAGAAAAAGTATACGTACAAAACCGTATGCTCGAACATAGTAAAGAATTATTCCAATGGTTAGAAGAAGGCGCATCTTTTTATGTGTGCGGAGATAAAACAAATATGGCACGCGACGTGCACAACACGCTAGTTGAAATTATCGAAACAGAAGGCAAGATGAGCCGTGAACAGGCGGAAGGTTACCTTGCTGAAATGAAGAAACAAAAACGTTATCAGCGTGATGTATACTGA